In a single window of the Diospyros lotus cultivar Yz01 chromosome 10, ASM1463336v1, whole genome shotgun sequence genome:
- the LOC127810852 gene encoding rRNA-processing protein fcf2-like, protein MAEAGRKPVIGLSWEPKLPPLAAGVKIRSDDKPSSSTVPETSSSTLYKPSTELIDGLFVPPNNPKKLNKLVRKQLKDTAGKNWFDMPARTVTPELKKDLQLIKLRSVIDPKRHYKKGYYSNSQNKYFQVGTVIEAAEDFYAERLTKKERKVTLADELLSDHTLTKYRKRKLREIDERNQPGGVNKWKIKGKQSRKRPKQRRH, encoded by the exons ATGGCAGAAGCAGGAAGAAAGCCGGTGATCGGCCTTTCATGGGAGCCGAAACTGCCTCCTCTGGCCGCCGGGGTCAAAATAAGGTCCGATGATAAGCCGTCTTCTTCAACTGTGCCTGAGACTAGTTCCAGTACGCTTTATAAACCTTCCACCGAGCTCATCGACGGTCTCTTCGTTCCGCCGAACAACCCTAAAAAGCTTAACAAATTAGTCCGGAAGCAACTCAAAGATACCGCCGGCAAGAACTG GTTTGACATGCCAGCCCGAACTGTGACGCCAGAGTTGAAGAAAGATCTCCAGCTTATCAAG TTGAGGAGTGTCATTGATCCAAAGAGGCACTACAAGAAGGGCTactattcaaattcacaaaacAAGTATTTCCAG GTAGGCACGGTGATTGAGGCAGCTGAAGACTTCTATGCAGAGAGACTTACCAAGAAGGAGAGGAAGGTGACCCTTGCTGATGAGCTACTTTCTGATCATACCCTGACGAAATACAG AAAGCGTAAACTTCGTGAGATAGATGAAAGGAATCAGCCTGGAGGGGTCAATAAATGGAAGATAAAAGGTAAACAGTCCCGGAAACGCCCCAAACAAAGAAGACACTGA